In Aequorivita sp. H23M31, a single window of DNA contains:
- a CDS encoding OmpA family protein: MKTKTFIYALGPFLFLFISTGVEAQILNKIANKVQETTERKVLDKTEKSTEDALDGSEKKVNTTKNKKNNSKEDSLITAGPDESNVGSADLISYANYDFVPGDQLLYYYDMAGERDSEIPGRMLLDEGNLEIQTYKGEKVLYIPASSEAYFSPQMTDKNYLPEQFTLEFDILSNGGLKTTTDASEITLFFRGEDESVGAYGNATAPIRIVLSGISGDNDTASYQFGIFKSDDWIGAVNKNFPAEAVNPSQNNWRKVAFYMNKNIGKLYLDQHRIGMANQIETGKPAKLDIAVTNPDHPVMIKNFRIAAGGADAYNKIMSDGKIVAYGIQFDVNKATLKPESMGTINEMVKMMQSNPALKFEITGHTDSDGKDALNIQLSQDRAEAVKTQMILMGIESARLTANGFGSKNPVAKNDTAENKARNRRVEFVKL, from the coding sequence ATGAAAACAAAAACATTTATATACGCACTTGGCCCGTTCCTGTTCCTATTTATTAGCACAGGGGTTGAAGCTCAGATTTTAAATAAAATCGCGAATAAAGTCCAAGAAACTACCGAACGGAAAGTTCTCGACAAAACGGAAAAGAGCACGGAAGATGCTCTTGACGGATCCGAAAAGAAGGTAAATACCACAAAAAATAAAAAGAATAATAGCAAGGAAGATAGCCTAATAACAGCTGGTCCTGATGAATCAAATGTTGGTTCCGCAGATTTAATTTCATATGCCAATTATGATTTCGTCCCCGGCGACCAATTGTTATATTATTACGATATGGCCGGTGAACGGGATTCCGAAATTCCCGGCAGAATGTTGTTGGATGAAGGCAATTTGGAGATTCAAACTTATAAGGGAGAAAAGGTGTTGTACATCCCTGCCAGTTCCGAAGCCTATTTCAGTCCGCAAATGACAGATAAAAATTATTTGCCGGAACAATTTACCTTAGAATTCGACATTCTTTCTAATGGCGGGTTAAAGACCACTACCGACGCCTCAGAAATCACTTTGTTTTTTAGGGGAGAGGATGAAAGTGTGGGAGCCTATGGCAACGCCACAGCGCCAATTCGAATTGTTCTTTCCGGTATTTCGGGAGATAATGATACGGCGAGTTACCAATTCGGGATTTTTAAAAGTGACGATTGGATTGGTGCAGTAAACAAAAATTTTCCTGCTGAAGCGGTAAATCCTTCCCAGAACAATTGGAGGAAGGTGGCATTCTACATGAATAAGAATATTGGGAAACTTTACTTAGATCAGCATCGTATTGGGATGGCAAACCAAATTGAAACAGGAAAACCCGCAAAATTGGATATTGCCGTAACCAATCCCGATCATCCAGTGATGATTAAAAATTTTAGGATTGCTGCTGGCGGCGCCGATGCTTATAACAAAATAATGAGCGACGGAAAAATTGTTGCATACGGAATCCAATTCGATGTAAACAAAGCCACCCTCAAACCAGAATCCATGGGCACTATAAACGAAATGGTAAAGATGATGCAGAGCAACCCCGCTTTAAAATTTGAAATCACTGGCCATACCGACAGCGATGGTAAGGATGCCCTTAACATCCAATTGTCGCAAGACCGAGCCGAAGCCGTAAAAACGCAAATGATCCTAATGGGAATTGAGTCCGCACGCTTGACTGCCAATGGTTTTGGCTCGAAAAATCCCGTTGCAAAAAATGACACTGCAGAAAACAAGGCGCGTAATCGGAGGGTGGAGTTTGTGAAACTTTAA
- a CDS encoding helix-turn-helix domain-containing protein, which yields MIQIEIHKEVIQIDWLVHQFESYRFQDAAIEDKFFPRPYVSLIFHFKSPALLADVEKVKLDPYFVAPIIPQAFNLEFKGQIDTFAVTCKATVFSRLFKIDMFPHLKRSIALPAAMFLPLWEEMAILESTEARISHFSKFIDSFQDQSYVLDAVDILYDKILERGPQVPLKEIFQECPASKSTLLRKFLKRTGVSPKTLVRIVRLNNIWTKISSGHPVSYPEMVYHGNYYDQSHFINDFSTIIGETPGNFFNRNLQNVKYFSGISSSI from the coding sequence ATGATTCAGATCGAAATTCATAAAGAAGTTATACAAATCGATTGGTTAGTCCATCAATTTGAATCCTATAGGTTTCAGGACGCTGCGATAGAGGATAAATTTTTCCCGCGCCCGTATGTATCCTTGATTTTTCATTTTAAAAGTCCGGCACTCCTTGCGGATGTTGAAAAAGTGAAGTTGGACCCTTATTTTGTAGCTCCTATTATTCCCCAAGCATTTAATCTGGAGTTTAAGGGGCAGATCGATACTTTCGCGGTTACCTGCAAAGCCACCGTATTTTCCCGACTCTTCAAGATTGATATGTTTCCCCATTTAAAAAGAAGTATTGCATTACCCGCAGCTATGTTTCTACCGCTATGGGAAGAAATGGCCATCTTGGAATCTACTGAAGCGCGAATTTCCCATTTCTCAAAGTTTATTGATTCTTTTCAAGACCAGTCTTATGTATTGGATGCGGTGGACATACTTTATGACAAAATTCTTGAAAGGGGTCCCCAGGTGCCCTTAAAGGAGATTTTTCAAGAATGTCCCGCCAGTAAAAGCACCCTGCTTCGTAAATTCTTAAAACGTACGGGAGTCAGTCCCAAAACGCTTGTCCGCATTGTTAGACTTAATAATATTTGGACGAAAATTAGTAGTGGTCATCCTGTTAGTTATCCCGAGATGGTTTACCACGGCAATTATTATGACCAATCCCATTTTATTAACGATTTTTCCACGATAATCGGTGAAACTCCCGGCAATTTCTTCAATAGAAACCTTCAAAATGTAAAATACTTTTCCGGCATTTCTTCGTCGATCTAA
- a CDS encoding condensin complex protein MksE: MKTKYTSEIFEILRRGRFICSNSPDDQIRMLYGILEEEETFIELQSYFNHINYHLEHGNEYFYFSRSESNADLDRKLKKTFGWIDLLDFLKTFDLSFDIGFRFSPAEITNQLKNNADLKNKLDNLKIIGADKRNYSERVKKVIEQLVKDDFVALENEMNETYKVLTSFNYLKELVTAINIPEEVENEIPE, translated from the coding sequence ATGAAAACAAAATATACCTCCGAAATTTTTGAGATACTCCGCCGTGGCCGGTTTATCTGCTCCAATAGTCCCGATGACCAGATAAGAATGTTATACGGCATTCTTGAGGAGGAGGAAACATTTATTGAGTTGCAGAGCTATTTCAACCACATCAACTATCATTTGGAGCACGGAAACGAATATTTCTATTTCAGTCGCTCGGAAAGCAATGCCGATCTGGATCGGAAATTAAAAAAAACATTTGGTTGGATTGATTTACTAGACTTTTTAAAAACCTTTGACCTCTCATTCGATATTGGTTTCCGATTTTCTCCGGCGGAAATAACTAATCAGTTAAAGAACAATGCGGATCTAAAAAATAAACTGGATAACCTGAAAATAATAGGTGCCGATAAAAGAAATTATTCTGAAAGAGTGAAAAAAGTAATCGAACAGCTGGTAAAGGATGATTTTGTGGCATTGGAGAATGAGATGAACGAAACCTATAAAGTACTTACCTCATTTAATTATTTAAAAGAATTGGTGACCGCTATTAATATTCCTGAAGAAGTAGAAAATGAGATACCTGAATAA
- a CDS encoding geranylgeranyl reductase family protein has protein sequence MLIVKQKIEYDCDVLIVGGGPSGSALAFHLAKNGTKVIVAEAEKFPRDKVCGDGVSPIALSELDKMGITRTNVFAKANEIKKVGLFLKDDEVYINLSKPEHLKFHARIIPRIELDNMIYGAAKNAGATFMENSRVLKYSISPTAAVVTVKTVRGQSTIKARMVVGADGSRSTIARQLRGSKPSDDYQLLGLRAYYNNVNGPTDRVDIYFSEEGFPGIFWMFPKGKSDANIGMAMVSKTFPKKPDHIKNLLQNHIANHPEIQKRIGTGTLEAKMDGWPITFYNKSQKLCADRVLLVGEAAGFINPLSGDGIQYALLSSSWAAEAIEKCLAQDEFSEFSLNSYVKRVNREVGFDFALSNLLVYFPKNKTLTKVWMQILTILISRAKHDKEYADIIAGIFEGTYPSYKALTLPFILKSIKQGGTDVGKAILERLNHPNELVEDSAEVIHSIFKIIDEVKSNPEEQLKWAGTTLSKTATVAGHLITRIDLNKIRNHL, from the coding sequence ATGCTCATCGTAAAACAAAAAATAGAATACGATTGCGACGTGCTTATTGTCGGTGGCGGACCATCTGGCAGTGCTTTGGCATTTCATTTGGCAAAAAATGGAACCAAGGTTATTGTTGCTGAGGCCGAAAAATTTCCCCGCGATAAGGTCTGTGGAGATGGGGTAAGTCCCATTGCCTTATCTGAATTGGATAAAATGGGAATTACCCGAACCAATGTATTTGCAAAGGCGAATGAGATAAAAAAAGTAGGTTTGTTCCTAAAAGACGATGAAGTATATATCAATCTGTCCAAACCCGAACACTTGAAATTTCACGCCCGTATCATCCCGCGCATTGAACTGGATAATATGATCTATGGGGCAGCCAAAAATGCCGGGGCCACTTTTATGGAAAACAGCCGTGTCCTAAAATATAGCATTTCTCCCACTGCAGCAGTTGTTACCGTAAAAACTGTGCGTGGCCAAAGTACGATAAAAGCCAGAATGGTAGTTGGTGCCGATGGCAGCCGTTCCACGATTGCCAGACAACTTAGAGGAAGCAAACCTTCCGATGATTACCAGTTATTGGGACTTCGGGCCTATTATAATAATGTGAACGGTCCCACCGATCGGGTGGATATTTATTTTAGTGAAGAAGGTTTTCCCGGTATTTTTTGGATGTTTCCAAAGGGAAAAAGCGATGCGAATATAGGAATGGCCATGGTTTCAAAAACCTTTCCCAAGAAGCCGGACCACATTAAAAATCTGCTCCAGAACCATATTGCCAACCATCCGGAAATCCAAAAGCGAATTGGCACGGGCACTTTGGAAGCAAAAATGGACGGATGGCCCATCACTTTTTATAATAAATCCCAAAAACTCTGTGCCGATAGGGTTTTATTGGTAGGAGAGGCGGCCGGGTTTATAAATCCGTTAAGCGGAGATGGCATTCAATATGCTCTGTTGAGTTCCAGTTGGGCTGCAGAGGCCATAGAAAAATGTTTGGCCCAAGATGAATTTTCCGAATTCAGTTTAAACTCCTATGTTAAAAGAGTGAACAGGGAAGTCGGTTTTGACTTTGCCCTTTCAAACCTTTTGGTGTACTTCCCTAAAAATAAAACCCTGACCAAAGTTTGGATGCAGATCTTGACCATCCTCATTTCCCGGGCCAAGCACGACAAGGAATATGCAGATATTATAGCGGGTATTTTTGAGGGCACCTATCCTTCCTATAAAGCCTTGACCCTTCCGTTTATTTTGAAATCCATAAAACAGGGAGGAACAGATGTAGGAAAAGCAATTTTGGAAAGATTAAACCACCCAAATGAACTAGTTGAAGATTCTGCAGAGGTGATCCATTCTATCTTTAAAATCATCGATGAAGTAAAGTCCAATCCCGAAGAACAGTTAAAATGGGCAGGCACCACCCTTTCCAAAACCGCCACCGTCGCCGGCCATCTAATAACCAGAATCGATTTAAACAAAATCCGAAATCACCTTTAG
- a CDS encoding REP-associated tyrosine transposase, which produces MKEGFIIRDQSAPHFITATVVDWIDIFTRKIYKDYVIDSLDYSIRNKGLIVFAYVIMSNHIHLIIQAKDNNLSDVIRDFKKFTAKTILREIETSNESRKGWMLERFIKATKTHSRNKKYQFWQYGNHPEEIYTEKFLWSKINYIHLNPVRAGVVENAADYLYSSASNYMGGRGVLTNIEIAANPVVDVLKPSSFDNYLRM; this is translated from the coding sequence ATGAAAGAAGGATTTATCATAAGAGACCAATCTGCTCCACATTTCATTACGGCAACAGTAGTGGACTGGATAGATATATTCACTCGAAAGATTTACAAAGACTATGTCATAGATTCCTTAGATTATTCAATAAGGAATAAAGGTTTGATAGTGTTTGCCTATGTGATAATGAGCAATCACATTCATTTAATAATTCAGGCCAAGGACAACAACCTCTCTGATGTTATTAGGGATTTTAAAAAATTTACTGCCAAAACCATTCTAAGGGAAATCGAGACTAGCAATGAAAGCCGAAAAGGATGGATGTTGGAAAGATTCATAAAAGCCACAAAAACCCATTCGCGTAATAAGAAATATCAATTTTGGCAATATGGGAATCACCCCGAGGAAATTTATACGGAGAAATTTCTATGGTCAAAAATAAACTATATCCATCTCAATCCAGTGAGGGCAGGAGTTGTTGAAAATGCAGCGGATTATCTTTATTCCAGTGCTTCCAATTATATGGGAGGTCGGGGAGTTTTAACAAATATTGAAATCGCTGCAAATCCTGTTGTTGATGTATTAAAGCCGTCATCATTTGATAACTATCTGCGAATGTAG
- a CDS encoding DUF4256 domain-containing protein codes for MKKLKTESQYALLEILKVRFDAHAKRFPNLDWSNVEAKLLKSPEKLWTLNEMERTGGEPNLLEYDKDADAFTFCDFSKESPKDRRSLCYDKKAWEFRKKFKPADNVKDVASRMGIDLMNETQYRKLQSFGDFDTKTSSWLETPASIRKLGGAIFADFRYGQVFIYHNGAESYYGSRGFRGVVRV; via the coding sequence ATGAAAAAATTAAAGACAGAAAGCCAGTACGCCCTGCTCGAGATTTTAAAAGTTCGATTTGATGCCCACGCTAAAAGATTTCCAAATTTGGATTGGTCTAATGTAGAAGCAAAACTTTTAAAATCTCCCGAAAAACTATGGACTTTAAATGAAATGGAACGCACCGGTGGCGAACCCAATTTATTGGAATACGATAAGGATGCAGATGCTTTCACTTTCTGCGACTTCTCCAAAGAAAGTCCGAAAGATAGAAGAAGCCTTTGCTACGACAAAAAAGCTTGGGAATTCAGAAAGAAATTCAAACCCGCCGACAATGTAAAAGATGTCGCCTCGCGAATGGGAATTGACTTAATGAACGAAACCCAATACAGAAAACTGCAAAGCTTCGGTGATTTCGACACCAAGACCTCCAGTTGGCTGGAAACTCCAGCAAGTATCCGAAAATTGGGAGGTGCCATCTTCGCCGACTTCCGCTATGGGCAGGTTTTTATTTACCACAATGGCGCGGAATCGTATTATGGAAGTAGGGGGTTTAGGGGAGTGGTGAGAGTTTGA
- a CDS encoding COG1470 family protein, producing MKKDQNSSNRGRKFADDIFNEIKKDDILSSAQKVINSAVNVLEEEIAAGILAAKKIEKKVLDVDEIRDDPDDLMNRIRRDTHEAVDLFLDALTALTKQLNKFSDKENKSESGKSAATDSKKSPVLSLIESDRPLHPGETEVFTFSLMEDTADATKISFQKTALFGPNGKTISATAIKVSPSNLVLKPKEEQQVKVQITLPKNAEPGMYNALITDKDNTTVKVVLNIEVSQ from the coding sequence ATGAAAAAAGACCAAAACAGCAGTAATCGGGGCCGAAAATTTGCCGACGATATTTTCAATGAAATCAAAAAGGACGATATACTTTCCAGTGCTCAAAAAGTAATCAATTCCGCCGTAAATGTTCTTGAAGAAGAAATAGCTGCAGGGATCCTTGCTGCCAAGAAAATTGAAAAGAAAGTTCTTGACGTTGACGAAATTCGCGATGATCCCGATGATCTGATGAACCGAATAAGAAGAGATACCCACGAAGCGGTAGATCTTTTTCTCGATGCCCTTACCGCGCTTACAAAACAGCTGAACAAATTTTCCGATAAGGAAAACAAATCCGAATCTGGAAAATCCGCGGCCACTGATTCAAAAAAAAGTCCCGTTCTGTCCCTGATTGAATCAGACCGGCCGCTACATCCTGGAGAAACAGAGGTTTTCACCTTTTCACTGATGGAAGATACCGCTGATGCAACGAAAATAAGTTTTCAAAAAACCGCTCTCTTCGGTCCAAATGGAAAAACCATAAGTGCTACGGCCATAAAGGTTTCCCCTTCCAATCTTGTTTTAAAGCCAAAAGAAGAACAGCAGGTAAAAGTACAGATCACCTTACCAAAAAATGCCGAACCCGGTATGTACAATGCCCTGATTACGGATAAGGATAATACCACCGTAAAAGTGGTTCTCAATATTGAAGTAAGCCAATAA
- a CDS encoding polyprenyl synthetase family protein gives MDRGLMNTMLASYGAETLRGIKQFIPDKEPRAYLYNLVAEYPNRGGKGFRPGLCIATCKAFGGKLEGAANSAICLELLHNAFLIHDDVEDESFFRRNKPTLHQSTNNAIAVNVGDAMQVLGLYPLFSNRKTLGDKLAMQIFLEVQHMVTESVEGQAMELGWRKNNTSNLKEADYLRMILKKTCWYTCMHPIRIGAIIGTKGRINPDKFDRLGYFMGTSFQIQDDVLNLIAEEEKYGKEIGGDILEGKRTLMLIHLMENCNKKELGKISKFLSVSIRERTQTEAMEILQLMHKYESIGYAKHTAQYLAGAALKEFYTLFSHLPDSEDKTLIESIILYMINREY, from the coding sequence ATGGATAGAGGTTTAATGAATACGATGCTGGCTTCCTATGGTGCCGAAACATTAAGGGGAATAAAACAGTTTATTCCCGATAAGGAACCGCGGGCCTATCTATATAATCTGGTAGCCGAATATCCTAACCGAGGGGGAAAAGGCTTTAGGCCCGGACTCTGCATCGCAACATGTAAAGCATTTGGCGGAAAATTGGAAGGAGCGGCCAATTCTGCAATTTGTTTGGAACTTCTCCACAATGCCTTTCTTATTCATGATGATGTGGAGGATGAAAGTTTTTTCAGAAGAAACAAACCTACCCTTCACCAAAGCACCAATAATGCCATTGCGGTAAATGTTGGCGATGCAATGCAGGTACTCGGACTGTATCCACTGTTCAGCAATCGAAAAACGCTCGGCGATAAGCTTGCGATGCAGATTTTCCTCGAGGTACAGCATATGGTTACGGAATCTGTGGAAGGCCAGGCCATGGAATTGGGATGGCGAAAGAATAATACCTCCAATTTAAAGGAAGCGGATTATTTGCGGATGATTCTGAAAAAAACCTGTTGGTACACCTGCATGCATCCCATCCGCATAGGAGCCATCATTGGAACCAAGGGACGGATAAATCCGGATAAATTTGACCGTTTGGGATATTTTATGGGAACTTCCTTCCAAATCCAGGATGATGTGCTAAATCTTATTGCCGAAGAGGAGAAATACGGAAAGGAGATCGGGGGCGACATCCTTGAGGGAAAACGCACCTTGATGCTCATCCATTTAATGGAAAACTGTAATAAAAAGGAACTTGGTAAAATCTCAAAGTTTCTTTCGGTATCCATCAGGGAAAGGACCCAAACTGAAGCTATGGAAATCCTGCAGCTTATGCACAAATATGAGTCCATCGGCTATGCCAAGCATACCGCACAATATTTGGCCGGAGCGGCTCTTAAGGAATTTTATACCCTGTTTTCCCATTTGCCCGATTCTGAAGATAAAACCTTAATTGAAAGCATAATTCTTTATATGATTAATCGAGAATATTAA
- a CDS encoding YebC/PmpR family DNA-binding transcriptional regulator, which translates to MAGHSKWANIKRRKGAQDKKRGKEFTRAIKEIYVSIKEGGSADPDANPALRNAIVNAKGVNMPKDTIERAIKKASGDDADNYEEVSFEGYGPNGIAFFVECTTNNTNRTVASIRSIFSKNGGSLGVNGSVEFLFERKSVFTIEEKYIPMPLEELELELIDYGAEKFELEEGFLTIYADFTDFGKMSDALEKLGIEVIQSTLDRIPLTTVELSIENAKKILDLEEKFEEDEDVQNVYHNLEITDELIAAMEGEE; encoded by the coding sequence GTGGCTGGACATAGCAAATGGGCAAATATCAAGCGCCGAAAAGGTGCACAGGATAAAAAACGTGGAAAGGAATTTACACGGGCAATCAAGGAGATTTATGTTTCCATAAAGGAAGGGGGCAGTGCCGATCCTGATGCGAATCCCGCTTTGCGTAATGCTATTGTCAACGCTAAGGGGGTCAACATGCCCAAAGATACTATAGAGCGCGCCATCAAGAAAGCCAGCGGGGACGATGCCGATAATTATGAAGAAGTTTCCTTTGAAGGCTATGGACCAAACGGAATTGCCTTTTTTGTGGAATGTACTACCAACAATACCAACAGAACAGTGGCCTCTATCCGTTCCATTTTTTCAAAAAACGGCGGGAGTCTGGGAGTAAACGGTTCCGTAGAATTTTTGTTTGAACGCAAAAGCGTGTTTACCATCGAGGAAAAATACATACCCATGCCTCTGGAGGAACTCGAACTGGAGCTTATTGATTACGGGGCCGAAAAGTTTGAGTTGGAGGAAGGTTTTTTAACCATCTACGCCGACTTCACTGATTTTGGAAAAATGTCTGATGCGCTGGAAAAACTCGGCATTGAAGTAATCCAATCCACGCTAGACCGTATCCCTTTGACCACAGTTGAACTCTCTATTGAAAATGCGAAAAAAATTTTGGATCTAGAGGAAAAGTTTGAGGAAGATGAGGACGTTCAAAATGTTTACCACAACCTTGAAATCACTGATGAGCTGATCGCTGCGATGGAGGGGGAGGAATAG